Proteins from a genomic interval of Gemmatimonadota bacterium:
- a CDS encoding carboxypeptidase regulatory-like domain-containing protein has product MFRRARAGARVNSGAKACEHVARFGFANRRGVALLAAAFAAGLALACGGGADEQPEAAGEAPAAAAPAMEVANAGMITGKVNFQGTAPQAKRIDMSEEPTCADKHAQGAFTEEVVANPNGTLRHVFVYVKQGLPDQAFPVPAEGVTIDQNGCLYQPHVLGLQANQNLIIKNSDGLLHNINAKPTENRGFNISQPTTMESKRSFRTPEVMIPVECDVHGWMKAYIGVLSHPYFAVSGGDGSFTIKNLPPGDYVLEAWHERYGTQTMNVTVGPQETKDVQFTYNAGMAENAVVPLGRPLELHDHAGGHTAHGGAGS; this is encoded by the coding sequence ATGTTTAGAAGGGCAAGGGCAGGAGCTAGAGTCAATAGTGGGGCGAAGGCCTGCGAACACGTCGCTCGATTCGGATTCGCGAACCGGCGTGGGGTCGCGTTGCTGGCCGCGGCCTTCGCGGCCGGGCTGGCTCTGGCCTGTGGCGGAGGGGCCGACGAGCAGCCGGAAGCGGCCGGCGAGGCGCCCGCCGCGGCTGCCCCTGCCATGGAGGTCGCCAATGCAGGCATGATCACCGGCAAAGTGAACTTCCAGGGGACGGCGCCGCAGGCCAAGCGCATCGACATGAGTGAGGAGCCGACTTGCGCAGACAAGCACGCGCAGGGCGCATTCACGGAAGAGGTCGTGGCCAATCCGAACGGCACCCTGCGCCACGTCTTTGTCTACGTGAAGCAGGGACTTCCCGACCAGGCGTTCCCCGTGCCCGCGGAAGGCGTTACCATTGATCAGAACGGCTGCCTCTACCAGCCGCACGTGCTGGGCCTCCAGGCCAATCAGAACCTGATCATCAAGAACAGTGACGGGCTGCTGCACAACATCAACGCCAAGCCGACGGAGAACCGCGGCTTCAACATCAGCCAGCCCACCACCATGGAATCGAAGCGCTCGTTCCGCACGCCCGAGGTAATGATCCCGGTCGAATGCGATGTCCATGGCTGGATGAAAGCTTACATTGGCGTGCTGAGCCACCCCTACTTCGCGGTTTCCGGCGGGGATGGCAGCTTCACGATCAAGAACCTGCCGCCCGGCGATTACGTGCTCGAGGCGTGGCACGAGAGGTACGGCACCCAGACCATGAACGTGACAGTCGGCCCGCAGGAGACCAAAGACGTGCAGTTCACGTACAACGCCGGCATGGCGGAGAATGCAGTGGTCCCGCTGGGCCGGCCCCTCGAGCTGCACGACCATGCGGGCGGCCACACGGCTCACGGCGGCGCGGGGAGCTGA
- a CDS encoding c-type cytochrome, translating into MAPYLARVSWIAATLVVGAAGPGHTQQPHPGKAVYDKWCAGCHGVEGKGDGPAAAYMLPRPRDFTQALYQIRSTPSGALPLDSDIRRVIDQGMPGTAMPGWKDKLSKSQREALVAYLKTFSRFFQSEQAPQAMEFGRPPGVGEEALAQGRELFNKIECWKCHGRAGRGDGPSAPTQEDDNGFPIRPSDLTENWYFNGGGSAEEIYRRLRTGLDGTPMPSFTDLLESKFLTEEQLWRVAQYVRSLAPEKPPRVREVVRAQRREGPMPASPEDSAWANVERYYIPLVGQIMVRARWFSPTVDGVWVQALHNGRELALRLVWHDPSRSPDPEWFEWQDRLRVHMEPADGDTAAAGPLPDALAVQFPRSIPAPMAPRPHFLMGNARDPVYLWHWQSRPDTVVEALGRGLGRIEPLGTQQQAVTASATFDQAEWRLLLRRTLTTADSAGRLQFRTGETIPLALFAWDGSSGERGTRGAISSWYYLYLDPPASSTVYTAPLLATVLTAGLGLLVVARAQRREKQHRENT; encoded by the coding sequence GTGGCTCCCTATCTGGCGCGGGTGAGCTGGATAGCTGCCACGCTCGTTGTGGGCGCTGCTGGCCCGGGCCATACCCAGCAGCCCCACCCGGGCAAAGCCGTGTACGACAAGTGGTGCGCCGGCTGCCACGGCGTCGAGGGGAAGGGAGACGGCCCGGCCGCCGCGTACATGCTGCCGCGGCCCCGCGACTTCACGCAGGCGCTCTACCAGATCCGGTCCACGCCCAGTGGCGCGCTGCCACTGGATTCCGACATCAGGCGCGTCATTGACCAGGGCATGCCGGGCACGGCTATGCCCGGCTGGAAGGACAAGCTGAGCAAGTCGCAGCGGGAGGCGCTGGTCGCCTACCTGAAAACCTTCTCCCGCTTCTTCCAGTCGGAGCAGGCGCCCCAGGCCATGGAATTCGGCCGCCCGCCCGGAGTAGGCGAGGAAGCTCTTGCGCAAGGCCGCGAATTGTTCAATAAGATCGAGTGCTGGAAGTGTCATGGCCGGGCGGGACGGGGAGACGGGCCGTCGGCGCCCACCCAGGAAGACGACAACGGGTTCCCCATCCGGCCGTCTGACCTCACCGAGAACTGGTACTTCAACGGCGGCGGCAGTGCCGAGGAGATCTACCGCCGCCTGCGCACCGGCCTGGACGGCACACCCATGCCTTCGTTCACGGACCTGCTCGAGTCCAAGTTCCTGACCGAGGAGCAGTTGTGGCGCGTGGCGCAGTATGTCCGCAGCCTGGCACCGGAGAAGCCGCCGCGCGTGCGCGAGGTCGTGCGGGCCCAGCGCAGGGAAGGCCCAATGCCCGCCTCGCCCGAGGACAGTGCCTGGGCGAATGTCGAGCGCTACTACATCCCGCTGGTGGGGCAGATCATGGTGCGGGCGCGCTGGTTCTCCCCGACCGTGGACGGGGTGTGGGTCCAGGCGCTGCACAACGGCCGGGAGCTCGCGCTGCGGCTGGTCTGGCACGACCCCTCGCGCAGCCCGGACCCCGAGTGGTTCGAGTGGCAGGACCGGCTGCGCGTGCACATGGAACCGGCGGACGGCGACACGGCGGCCGCGGGCCCGCTGCCGGATGCGCTGGCCGTGCAGTTCCCGCGCAGCATCCCCGCGCCCATGGCGCCGCGGCCGCACTTCCTCATGGGCAATGCGCGGGACCCGGTTTATTTGTGGCACTGGCAGAGCCGGCCCGATACGGTCGTCGAGGCGCTGGGCCGTGGCCTCGGCCGGATCGAGCCGCTGGGCACGCAGCAGCAGGCGGTCACGGCGAGCGCGACCTTCGATCAGGCCGAGTGGCGGCTGCTGCTGCGTCGCACGCTGACCACGGCCGACAGCGCCGGCCGGCTGCAGTTCCGCACGGGCGAAACGATTCCGCTCGCGCTCTTTGCCTGGGACGGATCGAGCGGCGAGCGCGGCACGCGCGGCGCCATCAGCTCGTGGTATTATCTTTATCTCGATCCGCCCGCTTCCAGCACCGTCTACACCGCGCCGCTGCTGGCCACCGTACTGACGGCGGGGCTCGGCCTGCTGGTCGTCGCCAGGGCGCAACGCAGGGAGAAGCAGCACCGGGAGAACACGTAA